From the Vibrio algarum genome, one window contains:
- a CDS encoding OmpA family protein translates to MRLIVSVFIVALVGCGAMEEYSTLDVAPLSDDQLRHPEWAENSTSTANQNAVEGPYGQRRSDNMDSLVNFLSQQGIAYEVLSGGHTMIKLRQKINFNTGSASVSPASQDWLSKLGLFLSGYSNVDIVIDGHTDNTGNLSNNELLSQKRASEVKLQLLNNSIHPNNVFTRGYGEYMPECTNGTNSGKACNRRAELTLILADY, encoded by the coding sequence ATGAGATTGATAGTCAGTGTGTTTATCGTAGCGTTAGTTGGCTGTGGGGCAATGGAAGAGTATTCAACACTCGATGTTGCTCCTCTAAGTGACGACCAATTACGCCATCCTGAGTGGGCAGAAAATAGCACTTCCACTGCAAATCAAAATGCAGTTGAAGGTCCTTATGGTCAAAGACGAAGTGACAATATGGACTCACTGGTGAACTTTCTATCTCAGCAAGGTATTGCCTATGAAGTACTTTCTGGTGGGCATACGATGATAAAACTGCGACAAAAAATCAACTTTAATACTGGGTCCGCCTCCGTATCTCCTGCTTCTCAAGATTGGTTATCAAAATTAGGCCTATTTTTGTCAGGTTACTCTAATGTGGACATCGTAATAGATGGGCACACTGATAATACTGGCAACCTTTCAAATAATGAGCTTTTATCCCAAAAACGAGCTTCTGAAGTTAAGTTGCAGTTACTTAACAACTCGATCCATCCCAATAATGTCTTTACCCGAGGTTATGGTGAATATATGCCGGAGTGTACAAACGGGACCAACTCGGGCAAAGCTTGTAATCGCAGAGCGGAATTGACATTAATCTTGGCTGATTACTAG
- a CDS encoding methyl-accepting chemotaxis protein yields MVNYKNTGVGFQLRLIISVCLIIAFVIIGVVAYKNASKVLFDKTLTEHQNRIESLSQVLEGEFNTLLSSAEKLESAFRNGYLSGIYLETSEVEFKGHMFRDITHFGESLIGDTKLVDAFTRDTGAIATLFAPSGDDFIRVSTSLKNQAGERATGTLLGKNHPGYNNLVNGKPFYSEVELFGNLYLTYYAPIISSDSTLLGLSFIGLPVDQVTQEAFSKLGRITWGDTGYTFIVDNEDDHRGEFLFHPKWKKSDPVIQRFVDADGNQPLKDIFNESTGVAIYPHTVSGQTGDKYVVYTDVAGWNWKILGGTYVDEVTKESAELLKIIVVVSALVGVFTFLIVTYFLNRRIVKPLVQLTGSVERLGKGEVSLKIKSEDSNTKNEIFRLTNGVSTMASQLDSLVSEIRQTSDLVSSQAQSVSNDANQSLQQSEAQQMRVEQVVTAIEEMATSAQSVAEQVESIALNAKEADESSQSGMSLVEKMCIDISDLNDLLDSSAEAIESVAKESESIQAVTKMIDEIADQTNLLALNAAIEAARAGEHGRGFAVVADEVRTLAHRTQNSVQEVVSIIGHLKTSTSGAVELMKTSQENANLVIEQAGEAGMALESIVEQVGSISSQSETIAATSEEQAQVSQEIAENVSDISELNEQTRDVSSQTSQSSETLKRQSSDLKHQVDFFS; encoded by the coding sequence ATGGTGAACTATAAAAATACAGGTGTTGGCTTTCAACTTAGGTTGATCATATCTGTTTGTCTTATTATTGCATTCGTGATAATTGGTGTCGTGGCATACAAGAATGCATCTAAAGTACTATTCGATAAAACATTAACCGAACATCAAAATCGTATTGAATCACTTTCACAAGTTTTAGAAGGTGAATTTAATACACTTTTGTCCAGTGCAGAAAAGCTTGAATCTGCGTTTAGAAATGGCTATTTGTCTGGCATCTACCTAGAAACTTCAGAAGTAGAATTTAAAGGGCATATGTTCCGTGACATAACCCATTTTGGAGAGTCATTGATAGGCGACACCAAGCTTGTGGATGCGTTTACTCGTGATACTGGTGCCATCGCAACACTTTTTGCCCCTTCTGGCGATGACTTTATTAGAGTATCTACATCGTTAAAAAACCAGGCCGGTGAGCGCGCGACGGGGACATTGTTAGGCAAAAACCACCCTGGTTATAATAACCTTGTAAATGGGAAACCGTTTTATTCTGAAGTAGAGTTATTTGGTAATCTTTATCTAACCTACTATGCACCAATTATTTCTAGTGACAGCACTCTGTTAGGCCTGTCGTTTATTGGCTTGCCAGTTGATCAAGTGACTCAAGAGGCTTTTTCTAAACTTGGCAGGATCACTTGGGGCGATACCGGTTATACCTTTATTGTTGATAACGAAGATGATCATCGAGGGGAGTTTTTATTCCACCCGAAATGGAAAAAATCGGATCCAGTGATACAAAGGTTTGTTGATGCAGATGGAAATCAACCTTTAAAAGACATTTTCAATGAATCAACGGGCGTCGCTATATACCCGCATACAGTGAGTGGGCAAACCGGTGACAAATACGTTGTGTATACGGACGTTGCGGGTTGGAATTGGAAGATTCTTGGTGGTACCTATGTTGATGAAGTAACCAAAGAAAGCGCTGAGTTACTTAAAATCATCGTAGTCGTTTCTGCTTTAGTCGGCGTATTTACTTTCTTGATAGTTACTTACTTTCTAAATCGAAGAATTGTCAAACCGTTAGTTCAATTGACAGGAAGTGTAGAAAGGCTTGGGAAAGGTGAAGTAAGTCTTAAAATCAAAAGCGAAGACAGTAACACAAAGAATGAAATTTTCCGTTTAACTAATGGTGTATCTACGATGGCATCCCAGTTGGACAGCTTGGTCTCTGAAATTAGACAGACAAGTGATTTGGTATCTTCCCAAGCACAGAGTGTGTCAAATGATGCGAATCAATCATTGCAACAATCGGAAGCACAACAGATGCGCGTTGAACAAGTCGTCACCGCGATTGAAGAAATGGCAACATCAGCTCAGTCGGTTGCAGAGCAAGTGGAAAGTATTGCTCTTAACGCAAAAGAGGCCGATGAGTCTAGCCAGTCGGGTATGTCTTTAGTCGAAAAAATGTGTATTGATATTTCAGATCTTAATGACTTGTTAGATAGCTCCGCCGAAGCGATAGAATCCGTTGCTAAAGAGAGCGAAAGTATACAAGCAGTAACGAAAATGATCGATGAAATTGCAGACCAAACTAATCTCTTAGCATTGAATGCAGCCATTGAAGCTGCTAGAGCCGGAGAACACGGTAGGGGCTTTGCGGTAGTCGCTGATGAAGTAAGAACACTTGCCCATAGAACGCAAAATTCTGTACAAGAAGTAGTATCTATTATTGGCCATTTAAAAACGTCAACATCAGGGGCTGTTGAATTGATGAAGACAAGTCAGGAAAACGCGAACTTAGTTATTGAACAGGCGGGTGAAGCAGGAATGGCATTGGAATCGATAGTTGAGCAAGTAGGTTCTATATCGTCTCAATCAGAAACCATCGCTGCAACCTCAGAAGAGCAAGCGCAAGTTTCGCAGGAAATAGCCGAAAATGTATCCGATATTAGTGAATTGAATGAGCAAACTCGAGACGTTTCGTCACAAACATCGCAAAGCTCCGAGACCCTAAAACGCCAATCAAGCGACTTAAAACATCAAGTGGATTTTTTCAGTTAA
- a CDS encoding CreA family protein → MKKRILVASMVALLAVGCSDNEVGDVGLGWFTLKDIKISNLDDDKISGVTCHIASIEANLSFSDPSDSSISCRQTGEITPEMIATIDKSKSGEVVFKQSKSIFFKTMKVRRIYDAENQTLLYLSYTTKETEGSFKHSLSTVPLWGTKAYIEPTQTTVAQ, encoded by the coding sequence CGAATTTTAGTCGCCAGTATGGTTGCATTGTTAGCTGTAGGCTGCTCAGACAACGAAGTAGGTGATGTAGGGCTTGGCTGGTTTACCTTGAAAGACATTAAAATATCCAACTTGGACGATGATAAAATTTCTGGTGTGACTTGCCATATCGCTTCTATCGAAGCAAATCTTAGCTTCTCTGACCCTAGCGATAGTTCTATTTCCTGTCGTCAAACTGGCGAAATTACGCCTGAGATGATCGCAACTATAGATAAAAGTAAATCCGGAGAGGTTGTCTTCAAACAATCTAAAAGTATCTTCTTCAAAACGATGAAAGTTAGACGCATCTACGATGCAGAAAACCAGACCCTACTCTACTTGTCTTATACAACCAAAGAGACCGAAGGAAGTTTCAAACATAGTCTTTCTACTGTGCCACTTTGGGGAACAAAAGCATATATTGAACCAACACAAACGACAGTGGCTCAATAA